The following are encoded in a window of Streptomyces sp. 11x1 genomic DNA:
- a CDS encoding FAD-dependent monooxygenase has translation MNGKRDDDTTTRTLRPQKAQVAQDAHDPRGVVVVGAGPTGLLLAGDLAAAGVPVTLVEKREHRISNLSRAFVAHARTLEQLDARGLADELEARGRRLDRIALFGRLSVRLDTLPSRFNHLLVIPQYEVEEVLERRAVEAGVRFRYETEVTAIQQGEGEGEGEGAGGAGSTHGVAVDVRTADGGTDRLTAAYVVGTDGHRSAVREAVGLPFPGKSVIRSVVLADVRLDEQPEEVLTANAVGDAFAFIAPFGDGYHRVIGWHRGRDVPDSEPLDLDEVREITRLALGRDYGMRDARWMSRFHCDERQAPAYRVGRVFLAGDAAHVHTPAGGQGMNTGLQDAANLGWKLAAVLGGHADPALLDSYQAERHPVGRAVLRSSGGIVRLAMAKSPWMLALRTVLTTFVDHVPPARTRAIGQITGIGYEYPAPRGAHRLVGTRVPDVALSTGRLYEALRGGRFVLVGPRGADRPAALVGPQGADEPLVLGARKDRLTSATWTSDRRTTVLVRPDGYVAWAAEDADDAAVEEALAQWVGAAA, from the coding sequence ATGAACGGCAAGCGCGACGACGACACCACCACCCGCACCCTTCGCCCCCAGAAAGCCCAGGTCGCCCAGGACGCTCACGACCCCCGCGGCGTCGTCGTGGTGGGCGCCGGTCCCACCGGACTGCTGCTCGCCGGCGACCTCGCCGCCGCCGGCGTCCCCGTCACCCTCGTCGAGAAGCGCGAGCACCGGATCAGCAACCTCTCCCGGGCCTTCGTCGCACACGCCCGCACCCTGGAGCAGCTCGACGCCCGGGGCCTCGCCGACGAGCTGGAGGCCAGGGGCCGGCGCCTCGACCGCATCGCCCTCTTCGGGCGCCTCTCCGTCCGCCTCGACACCCTCCCCTCCCGCTTCAACCACCTCCTGGTGATCCCGCAGTACGAGGTCGAGGAGGTCCTGGAGCGGCGGGCGGTGGAGGCCGGGGTGCGGTTCCGGTACGAGACGGAGGTGACGGCGATCCAGCAGGGCGAAGGCGAAGGCGAAGGCGAGGGCGCGGGCGGCGCCGGGAGCACGCACGGTGTCGCGGTCGACGTACGGACGGCGGACGGTGGCACCGACCGGCTGACCGCCGCGTACGTCGTCGGGACGGACGGGCACCGCAGCGCGGTCCGCGAGGCGGTGGGGCTGCCGTTCCCGGGGAAGTCCGTCATCCGTTCCGTGGTTCTCGCGGACGTACGGCTCGACGAACAGCCGGAGGAGGTGCTGACCGCGAACGCCGTCGGCGACGCCTTTGCCTTCATCGCGCCCTTCGGCGACGGCTACCACCGGGTCATCGGCTGGCACCGGGGCCGTGACGTCCCCGACAGCGAGCCGCTCGACCTCGACGAGGTCAGGGAGATCACCCGGCTCGCGCTCGGCCGCGACTACGGCATGCGGGACGCCCGCTGGATGTCCCGCTTCCACTGCGACGAGCGTCAGGCCCCCGCGTACCGGGTCGGCCGGGTCTTCCTCGCCGGTGACGCCGCCCATGTGCACACCCCGGCCGGCGGGCAGGGCATGAACACCGGGCTCCAGGACGCCGCCAACCTGGGCTGGAAGCTGGCCGCCGTCCTGGGCGGCCACGCGGACCCCGCCCTTCTCGACAGCTACCAGGCCGAACGCCACCCCGTCGGCCGGGCCGTGCTCCGCAGCAGCGGCGGCATCGTCCGTCTCGCCATGGCCAAGTCCCCCTGGATGCTGGCGCTCCGCACCGTCCTGACCACCTTCGTCGACCACGTCCCCCCGGCCCGCACCCGAGCGATCGGCCAGATCACCGGGATCGGCTACGAGTACCCCGCCCCGCGCGGCGCCCACCGCCTGGTCGGTACCCGTGTGCCGGACGTCGCCCTGTCCACCGGCCGCCTCTACGAGGCCCTGCGCGGTGGCCGCTTCGTCCTCGTCGGCCCGCGCGGCGCGGACCGGCCCGCCGCCCTCGTCGGCCCACAGGGTGCGGACGAGCCCCTCGTCCTCGGCGCACGCAAGGACCGCCTCACCTCGGCGACCTGGACGAGCGACCGCCGCACCACCGTCCTCGTCCGTCCGGACGGCTACGTGGCCTGGGCGGCGGAGGACGCGGACGACGCGGCGGTCGAGGAGGCGCTCGCACAGTGGGTCGGCGCGGCCGCCTAG
- the pepN gene encoding aminopeptidase N, translating to MPGTNLTRDEAQQRAALLSVDSYEIDLDLSGAQEGGTYRSVTTVRFDVAENGATSFIDLVAPTVHEVTLNGDALDPAEVFEDSRIALPGLLEGRNILRVVADCAYTNTGEGLHRFVDPVDEQAYLYTQFEVPDARRVFASFEQPDLKATFQFTVKAPSGWTVISNSPTPEPKDDIWVFEPTPRISTYITALIVGPYHSVHSVYEKDGQSVPLGIYCRPSLAEYLDSDAIFEVTRQGFDWFQEKFDYAYPFEKYDQLFVPEFNAGAMENAGAVTIRDQYVFRSKVTDAAYEVRAETILHELAHMWFGDLVTMEWWNDLWLNESFATYTSIACQADAPGSRWPHSWTTFANSMKTWAYRQDQLPSTHPIMAEINDLDDVLVNFDGITYAKGASVLKQLVAYVGQDEFFRGVQAYFKAHAFGNTRLSDLLGALEETSGRDLKAWSKAWLETAGINVLRPEIETDEHGVITSFAIRQEAPALPTGAKGQPTLRPHRIAVGLYELDDDSGKLVRDERVELDVDGELTAVPQLVGTRRPAVVLLNDDDLSYAKVRLDEQSLAFVTEHLGDFESSLPRALCWASAWDMTRDAELATRDYLSLVLSGIGKESDIGVVQSLHRQVKLAIELYADPTAREALLTRWTDATLAHLRAAEAASDHQLAWARAFAATARTPEQLDLLEALLEGTQTIEGLAVDTELRWSFVQRLAAVGRYDEAEIAGEYERDRTAAGERHAATARASRPTPEAKAEAWSQVVESDKLPNALQEAVIGGFVQTDQRDLLAPYTDKYFEVVKSIWDARSHEIAQQIAVGLYPTVQVSADTLHKTDAWLASAEPNAALRRLVSESRSGVERALRAQAADAAAPSD from the coding sequence GTGCCTGGCACAAACCTGACCCGCGACGAGGCTCAGCAGCGGGCGGCGCTGCTGAGCGTCGACTCGTACGAGATCGATCTCGACCTCTCCGGCGCGCAGGAGGGCGGCACCTACCGGTCCGTCACCACGGTGCGCTTCGACGTCGCGGAGAACGGGGCGACGTCCTTCATCGACCTGGTGGCCCCGACCGTCCACGAGGTGACCCTCAACGGCGACGCGCTGGACCCGGCGGAGGTCTTCGAGGACTCCCGGATCGCACTGCCCGGCCTGCTGGAGGGCCGCAACATCCTGCGGGTCGTGGCCGACTGCGCCTACACCAACACGGGTGAGGGCCTGCACCGGTTCGTCGACCCGGTCGACGAACAGGCCTACCTGTACACCCAGTTCGAGGTGCCGGACGCGCGCCGGGTCTTCGCGTCGTTCGAACAGCCGGACCTGAAGGCCACCTTCCAGTTCACCGTGAAGGCCCCGTCCGGCTGGACCGTCATCTCCAACTCGCCGACGCCGGAGCCCAAGGACGACATCTGGGTCTTCGAGCCGACGCCCCGGATCTCGACGTACATCACGGCGCTCATCGTCGGCCCGTACCACTCGGTGCACAGCGTGTACGAGAAGGACGGGCAGAGCGTGCCGCTCGGCATCTACTGCCGCCCGTCGCTCGCCGAGTACCTGGACTCCGACGCGATCTTCGAGGTCACCCGGCAGGGCTTCGACTGGTTCCAGGAGAAGTTCGACTACGCCTACCCGTTCGAGAAGTACGACCAGCTGTTCGTACCGGAGTTCAACGCGGGCGCGATGGAGAACGCGGGCGCGGTGACCATCCGCGACCAGTACGTCTTCCGCTCGAAGGTGACGGACGCCGCGTACGAGGTCCGCGCCGAGACCATCCTCCACGAGCTGGCCCACATGTGGTTCGGCGACCTGGTGACGATGGAGTGGTGGAACGACCTGTGGCTGAACGAGTCGTTCGCCACCTATACGTCGATCGCCTGCCAGGCGGACGCCCCCGGCTCGCGCTGGCCGCACTCCTGGACCACGTTCGCCAACTCCATGAAGACCTGGGCGTACCGGCAGGACCAGCTGCCGTCCACGCACCCGATCATGGCGGAGATCAACGACCTGGACGACGTCCTCGTCAACTTCGACGGCATCACCTACGCGAAGGGGGCTTCCGTCCTGAAGCAGCTCGTCGCGTACGTCGGCCAGGACGAGTTCTTCCGGGGCGTGCAGGCGTACTTCAAGGCGCACGCGTTCGGCAACACGCGCCTGTCCGATCTGCTGGGCGCCCTGGAGGAGACCTCCGGCCGCGACCTGAAGGCCTGGTCGAAGGCGTGGCTGGAGACGGCCGGTATCAACGTCCTGCGCCCGGAGATCGAGACCGACGAGCACGGCGTCATCACCTCCTTCGCGATCCGTCAGGAGGCCCCGGCGCTGCCGACGGGCGCGAAGGGCCAGCCGACGCTGCGCCCGCACCGCATCGCGGTCGGCCTGTACGAACTGGACGACGACAGCGGCAAGCTGGTCCGCGACGAGCGCGTCGAGCTGGACGTCGACGGCGAACTGACCGCCGTGCCGCAGCTGGTGGGCACGCGCCGCCCGGCCGTGGTCCTCCTCAACGACGACGACCTGTCGTACGCGAAGGTCCGCCTCGACGAGCAGTCCCTCGCCTTCGTCACCGAGCACCTCGGCGACTTCGAGTCCTCCCTGCCCCGCGCCCTGTGCTGGGCCTCGGCCTGGGACATGACCCGCGACGCCGAACTCGCGACCCGCGACTACCTGTCGCTGGTGCTCTCCGGCATCGGCAAGGAGTCCGACATCGGTGTCGTGCAGTCGCTGCACCGTCAGGTGAAGCTGGCGATCGAGCTGTACGCCGACCCGACGGCCCGCGAGGCGCTGCTGACGCGCTGGACGGACGCCACGCTCGCGCACCTGCGCGCGGCCGAGGCCGCCTCCGACCACCAGCTGGCGTGGGCCCGCGCGTTCGCCGCGACCGCCCGCACGCCCGAGCAGCTGGACCTGCTGGAGGCCCTGCTGGAGGGGACGCAGACGATCGAGGGGCTGGCCGTCGACACCGAGCTGCGCTGGTCGTTCGTCCAGCGGCTCGCGGCGGTGGGCCGCTACGACGAGGCGGAGATCGCCGGCGAGTACGAGCGCGACAGGACGGCCGCCGGTGAGCGTCACGCGGCCACCGCCCGTGCCTCCCGCCCGACGCCCGAGGCCAAGGCCGAGGCCTGGTCGCAGGTCGTCGAGTCGGACAAGCTGCCCAACGCTCTCCAGGAAGCGGTCATCGGTGGCTTCGTCCAGACCGACCAGCGTGACCTCCTCGCCCCGTACACCGACAAGTACTTCGAGGTCGTCAAGTCCATCTGGGACGCCCGCTCCCACGAGATCGCCCAGCAGATCGCGGTCGGCCTCTACCCGACCGTCCAGGTCTCGGCCGACACCCTGCACAAGACGGACGCCTGGCTCGCCTCGGCCGAGCCGAACGCGGCCCTGCGCCGCCTGGTCTCGGAGTCCCGTTCGGGTGTCGAGCGCGCCCTGAGGGCCCAGGCCGCGGACGCGGCGGCGCCCTCGGACTGA
- a CDS encoding MarR family transcriptional regulator, with product MNPRSEPDQPLRDPVDAIIDQWAAARPDLDTTAMAVFGRVNRLSRTLGDLMEKTYGRFGISRGEFDVLATLRRSGEPFTLSPRQLSATLMLTTGGMTGRLDKLERAGLLRRSPDPHDRRALQVTLTEEGLSLIDEAVGAGVSVQTEALAHLNDEQAGQLADLLRLLVVGTGS from the coding sequence ATGAACCCGCGTTCCGAGCCCGACCAGCCGCTCCGCGACCCCGTCGACGCGATCATCGACCAGTGGGCGGCCGCCCGGCCCGACCTCGACACCACCGCGATGGCGGTCTTCGGCCGCGTCAATCGGCTCTCCCGGACCCTCGGCGACCTGATGGAGAAGACGTACGGGCGGTTCGGGATCTCGCGCGGCGAGTTCGACGTGCTCGCGACCCTGCGGCGCTCCGGCGAGCCGTTCACGCTCTCGCCGCGCCAGCTCTCCGCCACGCTCATGCTCACCACCGGCGGCATGACCGGCCGCCTCGACAAGCTCGAACGCGCGGGTCTCCTGCGCCGCTCCCCCGACCCGCACGACCGCCGCGCCCTCCAGGTCACCCTCACCGAGGAGGGCCTGAGCCTGATCGACGAAGCCGTCGGGGCGGGCGTCTCCGTCCAGACCGAGGCGCTCGCCCACCTGAACGACGAACAGGCCGGCCAACTGGCCGACCTGTTGAGGCTGCTGGTGGTGGGCACAGGGTCGTGA
- a CDS encoding PadR family transcriptional regulator, translating to MSTRHILLGLLAGGPSHGYDLKRRHDERFPQARPLAYGQVYTTLQRLVRDGLAEVDGTEADSGPERTMYRSTDEGARELARWAGEITAPAPFVTNEIFAKLVVSILTDGDPAAYLRGQRTAHMARMRELTAVKTAPGADLSTVLAADYALNHLDADLRWMNTTAARLTTLTAEVDAA from the coding sequence ATGAGCACCCGTCACATCCTGTTGGGGCTGCTCGCCGGCGGGCCGAGCCATGGCTACGACCTCAAGCGACGCCACGACGAACGCTTCCCGCAGGCCCGTCCGCTGGCGTACGGGCAGGTCTACACGACCCTGCAGCGGCTGGTCCGCGACGGGCTCGCCGAGGTCGACGGCACCGAGGCGGACAGCGGCCCGGAACGGACGATGTACCGCTCGACGGACGAGGGGGCGCGCGAGCTGGCCAGGTGGGCCGGGGAGATCACCGCGCCGGCGCCGTTCGTGACGAACGAGATCTTCGCCAAGCTCGTCGTCTCGATCCTCACCGACGGCGACCCGGCCGCCTACCTGCGGGGGCAGCGCACGGCGCACATGGCGCGCATGCGGGAGCTGACCGCCGTGAAGACCGCGCCGGGCGCCGACCTCTCGACCGTGCTCGCGGCGGACTACGCCCTCAACCACCTCGACGCCGACCTCCGCTGGATGAACACCACCGCGGCCCGGCTGACCACCCTGACCGCGGAGGTCGACGCAGCATGA
- the malQ gene encoding 4-alpha-glucanotransferase, whose translation MTEDPGGSGPAPETPLARLAALHGVATSYSPSPDRTVAASDGAVVAVLAALDVDASTPEAVRTALAARERQLSARLLPPTLVQWADGGPPAALAALPEGTRLRVETEQGELRSTTEKLPPGVHALRATAPDGRTAEAHLVVAPARLPAPPGRTYGLLVQLYSLLSRRSWGMGDLGDLAELSAWAGRALGAGFVQVNPLHAAVPGAPTDPSPYRPSSRRYPDPVHLRVEDVPEYPYALAEAAASSPDDRDRLGALSERAARLRDSVLAKGELIDRDAVWDLKREALELVRAVPLGPGRRAAYWDFLAEEGQALEDHATWCALAEVHGSDWSRWPEALRDPRSAETARARGELMDRVDFHTRLAWLTDAQLGTAQRSARDAGMPIGLVHDLAVGVHPGGADAWAQQEYFAAGMSVGAPPDAFNSRGQDWGLPPWRPDRLAESGYAPYRRLLRALLRHAGALRIDHVMGLFRLWWVPQGEAPTEGTYVRYDADAMLAILVLEAERTGALVIGEDLGTVEPGVREALDARGVLGTSVLWFERDWEGTGRPLPPERWRANCLATATTHDLPPTASRLTCDHVDLRHGLGLLTRSLDEERAEAAADAGEWLALLARLGLLDGAGGGISTTSEEAQIQALHRFLLRTPARMIGLWLPDALGDRRPQNLPGTWDQYPNWRLPIADAAGRPVTLEELAASPRLHALVDVLRGVGGGAS comes from the coding sequence ATGACAGAAGACCCAGGGGGTTCGGGCCCGGCGCCCGAGACCCCGCTGGCCCGGCTAGCCGCCCTGCACGGCGTGGCCACCTCCTACAGCCCCTCACCGGACCGTACGGTCGCGGCCTCGGACGGCGCGGTCGTGGCCGTCCTCGCCGCGCTCGATGTCGACGCGAGCACCCCCGAGGCCGTGCGCACCGCCCTCGCCGCACGCGAACGGCAGCTGTCCGCACGGCTGTTGCCGCCGACCCTGGTCCAGTGGGCCGACGGCGGGCCTCCGGCCGCGCTGGCCGCCCTCCCCGAGGGCACCCGGCTGCGCGTCGAGACCGAACAGGGCGAACTCCGCTCGACGACGGAGAAGCTGCCCCCGGGCGTGCACGCCCTGCGCGCCACCGCCCCCGACGGCCGCACCGCCGAGGCCCACCTGGTCGTGGCCCCGGCCCGGCTGCCCGCCCCGCCCGGCCGCACCTACGGCCTCCTCGTCCAGCTCTACTCCCTGCTCTCGCGGCGCAGCTGGGGCATGGGCGACCTCGGTGACCTCGCCGAGCTGTCCGCCTGGGCCGGCCGCGCCCTCGGCGCCGGATTCGTCCAGGTCAACCCGCTGCACGCGGCCGTACCCGGCGCCCCCACCGACCCCTCCCCGTACCGCCCCTCCTCCCGCCGCTACCCGGACCCCGTCCACCTGCGCGTCGAGGACGTCCCCGAGTACCCCTACGCCCTCGCGGAGGCCGCCGCCTCGTCCCCCGACGACCGCGACCGCCTCGGCGCGCTGTCGGAGCGGGCCGCGCGCCTGCGGGACTCCGTGCTCGCCAAGGGTGAGCTGATCGACCGGGACGCGGTGTGGGACCTCAAACGGGAGGCCCTGGAGCTGGTGCGGGCCGTCCCGCTCGGTCCCGGGCGGAGAGCCGCGTACTGGGACTTCCTCGCCGAGGAGGGCCAGGCGCTGGAGGACCACGCCACCTGGTGCGCGCTCGCCGAGGTCCACGGCTCCGACTGGTCGCGCTGGCCCGAAGCCCTGCGCGACCCGCGCTCCGCCGAAACCGCCCGCGCGCGCGGCGAGTTGATGGACCGCGTCGACTTCCACACCCGCCTCGCCTGGCTCACCGACGCGCAGCTCGGCACCGCGCAGCGCTCCGCGCGCGACGCCGGCATGCCCATCGGCCTGGTGCACGACCTGGCGGTCGGGGTCCACCCCGGCGGTGCCGACGCCTGGGCCCAGCAGGAGTACTTCGCGGCCGGCATGTCCGTCGGCGCGCCCCCCGACGCCTTCAACTCCCGGGGCCAGGACTGGGGCCTGCCGCCCTGGCGCCCCGACCGCCTCGCCGAGTCCGGGTACGCCCCCTACCGGCGCCTCCTGCGCGCCCTGCTGCGCCATGCGGGCGCCCTCCGCATCGACCACGTCATGGGCCTGTTCCGCCTCTGGTGGGTCCCGCAGGGCGAGGCCCCGACCGAGGGCACGTACGTCCGCTACGACGCCGACGCCATGCTCGCGATCCTGGTCCTGGAGGCGGAGCGGACCGGCGCCCTGGTGATCGGCGAGGACCTGGGCACGGTCGAACCCGGCGTCCGCGAGGCCCTCGACGCCCGCGGGGTGCTGGGCACGTCCGTGCTCTGGTTCGAACGCGACTGGGAGGGCACGGGCCGCCCCCTCCCGCCCGAACGCTGGCGCGCGAACTGTCTCGCCACCGCCACCACGCACGACCTGCCGCCGACCGCCTCCCGGCTGACCTGCGACCACGTCGACCTCCGCCACGGTCTGGGTCTGCTGACCCGCTCCCTGGACGAGGAGCGGGCGGAGGCGGCCGCCGACGCGGGGGAGTGGCTGGCCCTCCTCGCCCGGCTGGGGCTGCTGGACGGGGCCGGCGGGGGTATCTCCACGACCTCCGAGGAAGCGCAGATCCAGGCCCTCCACCGCTTTCTGCTCCGGACCCCCGCGCGCATGATCGGTCTCTGGCTCCCCGACGCGCTCGGCGACCGGCGCCCGCAGAATCTGCCGGGGACGTGGGATCAGTATCCGAACTGGCGTCTGCCGATCGCTGACGCGGCGGGGCGGCCGGTGACGCTGGAGGAACTGGCTGCGTCGCCCCGGTTGCACGCGTTGGTGGATGTGCTGCGGGGGGTGGGTGGGGGCGCCTCATAG
- a CDS encoding EamA family transporter: MTARTAHTGHTAYAAPAESRLPLIALTALAPISWGTTYAVTTEFLPADRPLFTGLVRALPAGLLLLAVSRTLPRGIWWGKAAVLGALNIGAFFPLLFLSAYRLPGGMAAVVGSVGPLFVAGLATVLLGERPTLRTLLTGIAAALGVSLVVLKAAGALDPVGLVAALASTASMSTGTVLTKRWGRPAGVGPLALTGWQLTAGGLLIAPLALLVEGAPPALDGRAIGGYLYLALANTAVSYWLWFRGIGRLSATQVTFLGPLSPLTAAVVGWAALGQALTPLQLLGMAIAFGATVLGQLRPRPTAPGTGPARNHASPRPTATATDHRSPRPTTTAGGAR; this comes from the coding sequence ATGACCGCGCGCACCGCGCACACCGGGCACACCGCGTACGCCGCACCCGCCGAGAGCCGGCTCCCCCTCATCGCTCTGACCGCGCTCGCCCCCATCTCCTGGGGCACCACCTACGCCGTGACGACGGAGTTCCTGCCGGCCGACCGTCCCCTGTTCACGGGTTTGGTGCGGGCGCTCCCGGCGGGTCTGCTGCTTCTGGCGGTCTCCCGCACGCTGCCGCGCGGGATCTGGTGGGGGAAGGCCGCGGTGCTGGGCGCGCTGAACATCGGCGCCTTCTTCCCGCTGCTCTTCCTCTCCGCCTACCGGCTGCCCGGCGGAATGGCGGCGGTCGTCGGCTCGGTCGGCCCGCTGTTCGTCGCGGGCCTGGCGACCGTGCTGCTGGGGGAGCGGCCGACCCTACGCACCCTGCTCACCGGGATCGCCGCGGCCCTCGGCGTCAGCCTGGTCGTCCTGAAGGCGGCGGGCGCGCTGGACCCGGTCGGTCTGGTCGCGGCGCTGGCCTCCACCGCCTCCATGTCCACCGGCACGGTTCTCACCAAGCGCTGGGGCCGCCCGGCCGGTGTCGGACCCCTCGCCCTCACCGGTTGGCAGCTGACCGCGGGCGGCCTCCTGATCGCCCCGCTCGCCCTGCTCGTCGAGGGCGCACCCCCGGCCCTGGACGGGCGCGCGATCGGCGGTTACCTCTATCTCGCCCTCGCCAACACCGCAGTCTCCTACTGGCTCTGGTTCCGGGGCATCGGCCGGCTGTCCGCCACCCAGGTCACCTTCCTCGGCCCCCTCTCGCCCCTGACGGCGGCCGTGGTCGGCTGGGCGGCGCTCGGCCAGGCCCTCACGCCCCTCCAGCTCCTGGGCATGGCCATCGCCTTCGGCGCCACCGTCCTGGGCCAGCTCCGCCCGCGCCCGACCGCGCCCGGGACCGGGCCGGCCAGGAACCACGCCTCACCCCGACCGACGGCGACCGCCACGGACCACCGCTCACCCCGACCGACGACAACGGCGGGGGGCGCCCGGTGA
- a CDS encoding TetR family transcriptional regulator: MNDTAPPAPRRSDATRHAILRAARERFAADGYDGATIRAIAKDARIDPSMVMRYYGSKEGLYAAALDVDLRLPDPGAFDAREVGRVLVSHFLDLWEENEMLTAMLRVGTTNQAGAERMQGVFRDQLLPLARHVCPRPEEAGTRAALCASQVLGLALTRYVLRFPPTVALSREEIVEWMGPTVQRYLTAHRA; this comes from the coding sequence ATGAACGACACGGCACCACCCGCACCCCGCCGGTCCGACGCGACCCGGCACGCGATCCTCCGGGCGGCGCGCGAGCGGTTCGCGGCCGACGGGTACGACGGGGCCACCATCCGGGCGATCGCCAAGGACGCGCGGATCGATCCGTCGATGGTCATGCGGTACTACGGCTCGAAGGAGGGGCTGTACGCCGCCGCGCTCGACGTCGACCTGCGGCTGCCGGACCCGGGCGCGTTCGACGCGCGGGAGGTGGGCCGGGTGCTGGTGAGCCATTTCCTCGACCTCTGGGAGGAGAACGAGATGCTCACCGCGATGCTCCGGGTCGGCACCACGAACCAGGCGGGCGCCGAGCGGATGCAGGGGGTCTTCCGGGACCAGTTGCTGCCGCTCGCCCGGCATGTGTGCCCGCGCCCCGAGGAGGCGGGGACCCGGGCCGCGCTCTGCGCGTCACAGGTGCTGGGGCTGGCTCTGACGCGTTACGTCCTGCGGTTCCCGCCGACCGTGGCACTGAGCCGCGAGGAGATCGTGGAGTGGATGGGGCCGACCGTGCAGCGGTATCTCACGGCTCACCGGGCGTAG
- a CDS encoding ABC transporter ATP-binding protein: MTEKNTRPSPVLTARGLVKEHGRTRALRGASLELREAEILAVTGASGSGKSTLLHCLAGIVRPDEGSVAYAGKRLDQLPEKELSELRRTDFGVVFQFGQLIPELTAVDNVALPLLLAGTDRLTARERAGEWLERFGVRGQEDQRPGEMSGGQAQRVSLARALVTGPRVVFADEPTGALDSLASEQVMAALTHAARESRTAVLLITHDAQTAAYADREVTLRDGVVVSEADAGTSAGAGAGAGAGAELEVSP; the protein is encoded by the coding sequence ATGACCGAGAAGAACACCCGTCCCTCGCCGGTGCTCACGGCCCGCGGACTGGTCAAGGAGCACGGCAGGACACGGGCGCTGCGGGGTGCCTCGCTGGAGCTCCGGGAGGCCGAGATCCTCGCCGTCACGGGGGCCAGCGGCAGCGGGAAGTCCACTCTGCTGCACTGTCTGGCGGGGATCGTCCGGCCGGACGAGGGCTCGGTGGCGTACGCCGGGAAGCGGCTCGACCAGCTCCCCGAGAAGGAGCTGAGCGAACTGCGCCGGACGGACTTCGGGGTCGTCTTCCAGTTCGGCCAGCTGATACCCGAGCTGACGGCCGTCGACAACGTCGCACTGCCGCTGCTGCTGGCCGGCACGGATCGCCTGACCGCGCGGGAGCGGGCCGGCGAGTGGCTGGAGCGGTTCGGGGTGCGGGGGCAGGAGGACCAGCGGCCCGGAGAGATGAGCGGCGGCCAGGCGCAGCGGGTGTCGCTGGCGCGGGCGCTGGTGACCGGGCCGAGGGTGGTGTTCGCGGACGAGCCGACCGGGGCGCTGGACTCGCTGGCGAGCGAGCAGGTGATGGCGGCGCTGACGCACGCGGCCCGGGAGTCCCGCACGGCGGTGCTGCTGATCACGCACGACGCGCAGACCGCGGCGTACGCGGACCGCGAGGTCACGCTGCGGGACGGGGTCGTGGTGTCGGAGGCGGACGCGGGCACGAGCGCGGGCGCGGGCGCGGGCGCGGGCGCGGGCGCGGAGCTGGAGGTGTCCCCGTGA
- a CDS encoding type II toxin-antitoxin system PemK/MazF family toxin yields the protein MKRGDIYLVDYEPARGSEASKARPAVIVSNDGANAAAARTGRGVITLVPLTTNTARVFPFQVLLPAQECGLPKDSKVQCEQVRALAPERLLRPIGSVPRQRMSEIDVALRRHLAL from the coding sequence ATGAAGCGCGGTGACATCTATCTGGTCGACTACGAGCCGGCACGGGGCAGCGAGGCGAGCAAGGCCCGCCCGGCGGTGATCGTCTCCAACGACGGTGCCAACGCGGCCGCGGCGCGGACCGGCCGGGGCGTGATCACGTTGGTCCCCCTGACCACGAACACCGCTCGCGTCTTTCCGTTCCAGGTCCTGCTCCCCGCCCAGGAGTGCGGCCTTCCGAAGGACTCCAAGGTGCAGTGCGAGCAGGTTCGCGCTCTGGCTCCGGAGCGGCTGCTGCGACCGATCGGTTCGGTCCCGCGCCAGCGCATGAGTGAGATCGACGTAGCCCTACGGCGACATCTGGCTCTCTGA
- a CDS encoding ribbon-helix-helix domain-containing protein has product MKISVSLPQEDVTFVDEYAARTDADSRSAVIHAAIELLREAQLEQEYTEAFAEWDGSEDAAFWDQFSGDGLSDEAR; this is encoded by the coding sequence ATGAAAATTAGTGTGAGCCTGCCGCAGGAGGATGTCACCTTCGTCGACGAGTACGCCGCGCGTACGGATGCCGATTCCCGGTCGGCCGTCATACACGCCGCCATCGAACTCCTGCGTGAAGCGCAGCTGGAGCAGGAGTACACGGAGGCCTTCGCCGAGTGGGACGGGAGCGAAGACGCCGCGTTCTGGGACCAGTTCTCGGGGGACGGGCTGTCCGATGAAGCGCGGTGA